The sequence AATAGCGTAACATTAGCAGTAGGAtatagagggaggaggagaatgtATAACTTATTTACGTAATCCTTGGATTAGCCCTCATGTGATAACTGGGCAAAACTGAGTCAGAGAATATTAGCCAAGTTTATcaagctagtaagtggcagggcCATTCTAATGGCTAGCATGTTAGTGACTGAGAAATGGGTTGGTTAGTCTTAACAAAGTCATGCTCAGAAAGCACAATAAGACAAAGACACTTGGGCTGGCAGAGCTGACGACTTATACAGTGGTCTCCAGAAGTACGTCAGTGTGGATGAAGCTCAAGGGAAGTAAGACGTGGTGGTGCTAATACTAGACTAGAGTTGGTGGCCAGAAAACACAGGATCATGTATATCAAGCTAAGGTGTTTTGCAGGATGATTATGTAAGAGAAtggattctattctttttctcataacaCTGTTGCAAGGCCAGATGTAAATATTGTAGGCTTTGTGAGTCACATactatctctttttaaaacaaaataaccatttaaaaatgtcaaaactgCTCTTGGCTCTGAGCCACAGTTGGCTGTTCTAAGGCATTTTCTAAGATAACTTCTATTTTTGCTGTTGGGGCTGTAAGCTCTCTGAGGGCAAATACTGTCACCACCACATCCTCAGTGTCTAGCACAGGGTCTGCCACATAAGGGGGCACCTGATATCCTTTTTAATTCAAGAGAGAAATGACAAGGTTCTATCTGCATTAGGTGGGCCTAAAGGGGGAAGACTCAAGGGATATTTACAAGGTAGAATTTATAGAACTTAGTGACCGATTAGTAGGTGGTGAGAAAGAACGAGTTAAAGATAACTTACTATATACGTTTACCTCTCGTCACAATTACCTGTGTATTTTTGTTACCCTGTTAGAATATCAATGCCTTGTTCACCTCCTTTGATAATGCCTAGCACTGAGGTTGGCACATGGTGGGGGTTTATTTTAGTCACTTTTTAAATAGAATCCCTATTTTCTCAACCCTGATTTCATAAGCACTAACATAATCCAGGCAACCAAGACGTTTTCTTgaggaaaataatacattataatatGGTATTGACATAGAAAACTTAGGAAATAAAGAACCAATTTTTACCAAGATTTACCAAAAACCCCAAGATTTATGTGAAATTGAGCCCAAAAGCAGTCCTGTAAGTCAGAAAGCTTGGTTTAAAGACAGATTTTATAAACGATACCGAATTATATACATCCTTATTCCTAATGCTTTAGGAAAATGAAAGCTAGCAATATATTGATTTCTAAAAAGAAGATACTAGGCCAAAAGTTTCAgcttaaaacaagcaaaagaaatcagAGCTTTCATTTTCACCAAATCTTTATGTCCTAAGAGTAAATTACAAGATTAGGCAGTGGATCATTTCACCTTTCGCAAAACAAAAGTGAGCTTTTAAACATCCTTATGTTAAGCCAGCAGACGGGAAGAGATGAGGGAAAGTGTCTGAAGGCAATCTGCTGCTACTTACAGAGCTGCTGCACCAGAGATGATTTCAATCAACTCTTTGGTGATGACAGCCTGGCGGGTGCGATTGAACGTCAAAGTCAGTTTGTCAATCATCTCagctacaaacaaaacaaagggattAGACAACACAATCCAACACTACAAAAGAATAATTTGTTCATTAACATATTCAAAGATGTATGTTGCTTAATTTAAGATTACGAATTTGCATGTCTTTTTGGTATGAAACCTGGCCTCTCAAAAACTTTTACAAAGTAATTTTACCTCTTCCATGGATACCTTTTCAAAATACTTGCTAATTTACTGTCTACCAAGTGCCCTATACTTCCTTTAAGGCAGAGATGGTATTTCTGTCTTTTCAGgtaaaaatattcaaggaaaggGATGGTCATTGGTCAAAAATGTGACAATCAGtggcagagggatgcctgggtggctcagtggttgagtgtctgccttcggctcgggtcatgatcccagggtcccgggattgagtcccccactgggccccccacagggagcctgcttctccctctgcctgtgtctctgcctctctgtgtctcttatgataaataaaatcttaaaacaaacaaaaaaaaaaggaatcagtgGCAGAGCCTGTGACTAGATCCTTGTTCTCTCGTCTCTTGGTCTACTTAAAGAATGGCAATGTTTTTGATGCAAAGATCTACAAGCTACTCTCAGCAAGAGAATCCTGAGAAGAGATCCACTATGTGCTTACAAGCGTTCTTGCTAGCATTGTCCATGGCTGTCATCCTGGCACTCTGCTCACTCGTGGTGGATTCCTTTAGAGAATAGTAGATGATGTTGGCCAAATTGTATTCTTGGTAATTCTGCAGCACGTCAGCATCAATATCATCATAGATACTCATGCTCTCTGTTAAAACAAGTTACAAGTTATGAATTTCTTTGAAGTTGTACAGTGCAAAAAGGGATTTAATCTGAACAGCTTACTAGTATAGAAACCCTAAGTAATtatagagcagaaatcaatgtaAGATAGGTTAAAACAGTTCTAAAAGTTTCATCTATTTCCACACTATCAATTATAACAGATTTTCAGCAAAACATAATGTGTAAACAAAACATTTGATATTCTACTGCAAATGTTTAACTTAGTAAAAACCAAGAAGCCAACGATTAAAATAACTTCTCTGCATTTCAAGGTTATGAAGTCCTCTGGATAGcatcagtgcctggcacaatgtcagcaaatatttttttttttttttaaataaaagaattaattaattaaaaaaactgaagctCGTTTAGGGGAATACAAAAATCCCAAATTAGTCATTTGATATTGGAGAAATCTGCAGGTATCCATcaggaaaatgagagggaaatggAATAAAGAAGGGAGGGGAATCAGAAGCCAACACAAAATGCTATATGGATGATAACCCCAGTTTTATACcactaagaagaaaaatgacaacagTCAATTAAGAATGGCATGTCATTGTCAGAAACATCCAATGTCAGagacattaaaatgttaaaaaaaaagtatatcttaatacataaaatacatatggagaaaagaaaaatgcctcaggaaaataaaattggttCCAGAATATTATTTCTAGGATACTTCCCTGAGCAACGATGACGTTCCTTAAAGAAGAAGACAAGAGAATTGAGTGGGGCAACATAAATTTGTTGTGAGCACTGTTCACATAACTGCTCCAGCTGCTGATCATACTGTGCTTTGGTAGAGTTCCCAGACAGAGATTGCAAAGCCAATTCTAGCTAGGCTCTTCAATCTCAAGAACAAGAAAGCATGtctaatcatttatttatgttcagTTAATGAAAGAATGGAGTAAGAGATCATGGAAACCACTGATAGATGGTGACAGGAAGAGCACAACATCGTTTTGCTACAGGCCGACCTGACAAACACTATTTTCCTGAAAGCAAAAATCTCTGCCTTCTACacagaaaaatacttttcctaCAAAAACTGCTTACCAGCACTTGCAACGGTTTCAAGGGAAAAGATGGGCTTTTCTTCTGTCTTGTAGGAGATGACAGAcctaaaaattaataagcaaatatCAATCtcacaataatattttaaaatttaagtaagaatttgcttattttaaagaaCACAAGCATGAAAAAGCTtagatttctaaatttttcttgcCTGAACCGATTAAAGATGATAGACCCTTCGTCAAATTCGTATCCAGAATTCAGCAGTTCCAGGGCAATGACAGATGCATCTCCAAAAGTAGGAGgttttcttcctacttctttGAAGGACACCAGAAACTGGTCAGAGTGAGTCCTACAAGAGAATCAGGAGATCACGCAGAGCAGTTTAAAGGAATATTTCTGCCAAAATAACACGGGAATAAGGAAAAGTGATTATTTATTTCACTGTGGATcaagtttttttgggggggggggcaggcaagGGCACATTCACTGAGTAgagttgttctatccattatcATGATTATTTAATGGCTGCAAGGAATAAGGACTAATAATCAGTCCTCTCTTATGTTGTATTTCTCTACGcctttatttatcttctttctaTCTCAATTAACTGCtgtttatttctgatatttccaggCTGTGCTAGCTACCCAGAGTCCTTGCTTGTTTAAAATGCCAACTAGCTTTTGGTATTCCTGTTGCATTCCACTTGTACTAGATGGAGAAACACAAGCCaagtgaaaaacagaagaaatttatatattctggtatttctgaaaaaataaataaataaataaataaaaacaaaacccaaccctCTGAgagtaaaacagaagaaatttatatattctggtatttctgaaaaataaataaataaataaataaataaaaacaaaacccaaccctCTGAGAGTATAAAAATAGGTAATGATGCTGAAATAAACCATCAAAGACACTCCCGTTTATTCATGCTTGCACCCATTTACACATAAATAGTATCTATTTAAATTACCTATGAAGTATACCCCTGATTTTATCACCAATTCCAACGAGCATAA comes from Canis lupus familiaris isolate Mischka breed German Shepherd chromosome 2, alternate assembly UU_Cfam_GSD_1.0, whole genome shotgun sequence and encodes:
- the ATP5F1C gene encoding ATP synthase subunit gamma, mitochondrial isoform X3, with protein sequence MFSRAGVAGLSAWAVQPQWIQVRNMATLKDITRRLKSIKNIQKITKSMKMVAAAKYARAERELKPARVYGVGSLALYEKADIKVPEDKKKHLLIGVSSDRGLCGAIHSSVAKQMKNEVATLQAAGKEVMLVGIGDKIRGILHRTHSDQFLVSFKEVGRKPPTFGDASVIALELLNSGYEFDEGSIIFNRFRSVISYKTEEKPIFSLETVASAESMSIYDDIDADVLQNYQEYNLANIIYYSLKESTTSEQSARMTAMDNASKNASEMIDKLTLTFNRTRQAVITKELIEIISGAAAL
- the ATP5F1C gene encoding ATP synthase subunit gamma, mitochondrial isoform X2, giving the protein MFSRAGVAGLSAWAVQPQWIQVRNMATLKDITRRLKSIKNIQKITKSMKMVAAAKYARAERELKPARVYGVGSLALYEKADIKVPEDKKKHLLIGVSSDRGLCGAIHSSVAKQMKNEVATLQAAGKEVMLVGIGDKIRGILHRTHSDQFLVSFKEVGRKPPTFGDASVIALELLNSGYEFDEGSIIFNRFRSVISYKTEEKPIFSLETVASAESMSIYDDIDADVLQNYQEYNLANIIYYSLKESTTSEQSARMTAMDNASKNASEMIDKLTLTFNRTRQAVITKELIEIISGAAAL
- the ATP5F1C gene encoding ATP synthase subunit gamma, mitochondrial isoform X1; the encoded protein is MFSRAGVAGLSAWAVQPQWIQVRNMATLKDITRRLKSIKNIQKITKSMKMVAAAKYARAERELKPARVYGVGSLALYEKADIKVPEDKKKHLLIGVSSDRGLCGAIHSSVAKQMKNEVATLQAAGKEVMLVGIGDKIRGILHRTHSDQFLVSFKEVGRKPPTFGDASVIALELLNSGYEFDEGSIIFNRFRSVISYKTEEKPIFSLETVASAESMSIYDDIDADVLQNYQEYNLANIIYYSLKESTTSEQSARMTAMDNASKNASEMIDKLTLTFNRTRQAVITKELIEIISGAAALD